GGGCCGGCATCCTGTCCAGGCTGGACTACGGCCGCACATGGCGGGCCCGGAGGGACTCGAACCCTCGACCTGCGGCTTAGGAGGCCGCCGCTCTATCCTTGCTGAGCTACGGGCCCACTATGGCGAGGGGGGTTTCACTAAATATAAACGTTGATGCCGGCCTCTGGACCCCACCATCCGCCGGAAGGGACTGGGCCTCGACCGCATCGATCCATTCGAAGCATCACGAATGCCACTCCAATTCCTCCGGAGGGTGGAGTCGATGTACACCCCCCATCTGGGTGGGCGCAGCTGTAGCTGATTGACGATCGTTTGGGTCGGCTTCGTCGGGCCCGAGCTTCACTTTAAATATAGAGCTCACCCACCCAGAGTGAGGACGAGGTAGGGGATGAAGGTTGAGGTCGATGGTAAGGACAGCCGCTAAGAGAATTGATGAGGGAGTCAGGGAGATCCCTCAGAAGGTGTCCCCTGAGGACTCCTCCCTCAGGGAGTTCCTGGAGAGGGTGAAGGCGAGGATAGTGATAATGGGGGTCGGAGGAGGAGGAAGCAACACGGTGACCAGGCTTAACGCCATAGGCATAGACTCAGTCGAAACCGTGGCGGTGAACACGGATGCCCAGCACCTCCTGATAACGACAGCAGACAGGAAGATACTAATAGGGAAAGAGCTCTGCGGGGGTAATGGATCCGGAGGAGATCCCCACATAGGTGAGGAGGCCGCCAGGGAGAGCGCTGAGGAGTTGGAGAGCTTCCTGAGGGGGACTGATCTTCTGTTCATAATGGCGGGACTCGGAGGGGGAACCGGGACGGGGGCATCTCCCGTCATAGCTGAGATAGGTAAGAGGGTGGGTGCTGCGGTCATATCGGTGGTCACCCTACCCTTCACGGCTGAGGGTGTCAAGAAGAAGGAGATAGCCATGAAGGGGCTCTCCAAGCTCGCTTCCGTGTCAGACACGATAGTCGTGGTGAACAACGACAGGATACTGGATATAGCCAAGGAGCTCCCGCTGCATCAGGCCTTCTTCATATCGGATGAGATAGTCGCGAGGGCCGTGAAGGGGGTGGTGGAGCTCGTTGTCAAGCCAGGGCTGGTTAACGTTGACCTGGCCGATCTCAGGAACGTCGTGGAGAACGGTGGCCCCGCCGTACTCACCTTCGGGGAGAGCGATGGTGAGAACAGGGCCATGGAGGCTGTTGAGGATGCCCTAGGCAACCCCCTGCTCGATGCCGATATATCCGGGGGCAAGGCCGCAATAGTGAACATAACTTCGGGCCCGGATTTCTCGCTCGAGGAGATGCAGCAGATAGTTGAGACTATCGTCAGCTCATTGGATCCCACGGCCAACGTGATATGGGGTGCGAGGATAGATGATTCCCTCAAGGGAGCCGTCCAAGTCCTCTTAATAGTGACCGGGGTTACCTCGCCCACGGTCGAGGCCGCCCTCCAGGGGGAGGTGAGGGAGCCGGCGCTCGAGAGACTGACGAGGCCGAGGGTTGAGAAGGCGGCCGCTAAGCCTGAGATGAGGATCGCCGAGAGGAGAACGGTTCCTCTAGCCAGGGAGATCAGGGAGAGGGGAGATCTGGGTATAGACGAGCTGTGAGGGATTGAGATGCCTGAGAGGGAGAGGAAGGAGGGCCTCATCGACTACATAATCCAGACGCTGAAGGTCGCCGAGAAGCCGAGTTGGGATGAGGTATGGGCCACCTTCAGGGTCACCATAACAGGGTTCTTCCTGATAGGGCTCATAGGCTTCCTAATACAGCTCGTGGCGCTCTACATAGTGGGTGGATGATATGGAGGCTCAGAGGACGCAATCGCTCTTCTTCCCAGTCAGGGTGGTTTCAGGGAAGGAGATAAACATAATAAGGCTCCTGCTCAGGAGGATCTCCTCCTCGGGGGTGAGGGTCAGGTCCATAACATTCGTCCCGAAGTTCAAGGGGTACCTTTTCGTCGAGGCTGAGAGAGAGTATGAGGTCAGGAAGCTTATAGCCGGCCTGAGCAAGCTGAGGCTCGCCTCATCGAACCCCATCCCCCCTCAGGAGATGGAGGACATGATAGCCAGTGAGACGGCCGGCATAGAGATAGAGCCGGGGGACATAGTGAGGATTATTAAGGGCAATTTCAAGGGTTACAGGGCCGTGGTCATAGCAGCTCCCGAGGGTGGGAGGAGTAGGATGCTGACCCTCAAGCTCCTAGACATAGACAGGGACTGGGAAGTGAAGATGCCCGTGATGAACGTGAAGCTTCTGGAGAAAGGAGGTGGAAGCGTTGCCTAAGAAGATCGTTCGGGTCCTCATAGAGGGTGGAAAGGCCACTCCAGGTCCGCCGCTAGGGCCCGCCTTGGGCGGCTTGGGCCTGAACATGGGGCAAGTCGTGAAGGAGATAAACGAGAAGACGAGCGCCTATGCGGGTATGAAGGTCCCCGTCGAGATAGAGGTGGACACGGACACTAAGAGGTTCGAGGTGAGGGTTGGAACCCCTCCTACCTCGATGCTCATACTCAGGGAGCTCAGGCTTGAGAAGGGCTCCTCTGATGCTAGGAAGAGGGTCGGGAATCTGAGGATGGAGCAGGTCATAGGCATAGCTAGGACGAAGCTGGCGGACTCCAACACGGCAGACCTCAGGAGAGTTGTCAAGCAGGTCCTGGGAACGGCCCTCTCAATGGGGATCACCGTGGAGGGGAAGGACCCGAGAGAGGTGCAGAGGGAATTGGATTCCGGAGTTTGGGATTCTCTGATGGGTGGTTGATATGTCGAGGCTGCTGGTTGAGGATGAGTCCCTGAGGAGACTGAAGGAAGTCCTAGAGAGGAGTCCTAAGAGGAGGTTCAATGAGGCCGTGGACCTGGTCGTGGTGCTGAGGGGTGTGGATCTTAAGAAGGATCCTAACGCCAGAATAAACGAGTTGGTGGAACTTCCGCATCAGCCTAGGAACAGGGAGGTCAAGGTCGCCGTGATAGGGAAGGGGGAGTTCCTGACTAGGGCCAGGGAGGCCGGCGCCGACAGGGTCATGGAGCCCGAGGAGCTAGAGGCCATCGCCGCCAGCAAGAGGGCCCTCAAGAAGCTGGCCAACGAGTACGATTTCTTCATAGCCCAGGCGGACGTTCTCCCGAGGATAGTCAGGTTCATAGGACCCGTGCTGGGTCCCAGGAACAAGATGCCGGTCAGCCTGCCGGCCACCTCCGTCTCCCAGCTCCCCGATCTAATAGCTAAGCTGAGGAGGTCCGTCAGGATAAGGACAAAGGATCAGCCGATAGTGCACACCAAGGTTGGATCTAGGGACATGAGGCCGGAGGAGATAATGGAGAACATAAGAGCGGTGCTCTCGGCGATAGAGAGGAAGTACGAGGACCCGAGGAAGATAGCTAAGGTCTACGTCAAGACGACCATGGGGCCCGCGGAGGAGCTTCCGGTATCCTCAGGTTGGAGGTGAGTCAGTTGTCCCTCGAGGTCGTCAGGAAGAGCAGGTCTAGGATGAGGAAGGAGGCAATGGTGGAGAGGTTCCTCAAGCTCGTTAGGGAATATCCCACCGTCATGCTGGCCGACTTCTCCAGGATACCAGCGGACCACTTCGGGAGGGTCAGGAAGGAGCTCGCGCCCGATGTGAAGTTCTTCGTCATGAAGAAGACGCTCATCAAGAAGGCGTGCGAGCTCTCTGATAGGAAGGGTTTGAAGGAACTCGTGAAAAACCTTCCAATGAACCTCGTCGTGATATTCAGCAGGAAGGATCCTTTTGAGACATACAGACTCCTATCCGAGAGGAAGGTAGGGGTCTTCATGAAGCCGGGGGACCTGGCCGAGGAGGATGTGATCATATCCGCCGGCCCGACGGACCTGGCCCCTGGTCCGATCCTGATGGACCTCAGGGCCATGAACATACCCACGAAGATACAGGGGGGCAAGGTGGCGATCGCCGAGAGCGTCACTCTGCTCAGGAAGGGGGAGAGAGCCACCGCTCAGATATCAGATCTCCTCAGGAATCTCAACATAAGACCCCTCAAGGTGGGCTTCAGGGTTACCGCGGCCATCGATGAGGAGGGGATACTCTACACGCCGGAGGTGCTCTCCGTCAGCAGGGAGGACATACTGAAGATGGTTCAGGAGGCTCACATGAGGTCCCTGGGCCTGGCCATGGAGATAGGTGAAATAAATAGGCATACTGCTGCTCCTCTGGCCCAGAGGGCGATTAGAAGAGCCCTGGCCCTCTCCATAAGCATAGGATGGTTGAGCGACCTAACGATACAGCCCCTAATGAGAAAAGCCGCGCGGGCGGCCAGGCTCTTGAGGGAGAGGGTTGGGCTCTGAGCCCCCAACCCTCCATTCTCCAGCTTCGCTCCCGCGGGTTCCACCTCGATATCGCTGTGAGATCAGCGGGTCCGCTCCGATGCATCCAGGCTTCAGCGCTTTCGCTTCTTGTAAGCTTTCCCTTGGACTCGACGCCGAAGATTGAGTAGCGCGGCACCGAGCGACGCTGCGTTTGGCTAGGTCGGACTCCTATGTATGTGCTCCCATCAAGTGGGTTATGGAGTTCACAGCATGACCTCAGCGCACCGGCCCGAGGTAGGGCTCATAGGATCTCAGCGCTTCCCTCCACTCCACCTCCCCGAACAGCCCCTTCTCCCTCTGCCACCTCTGGAGCCTGTAAAGCGGTTCTATCAGGTCCTTGTCCCTCTCGAAGACCTCCCTCACCCTCGAGAACTCCCTTACCAAGTAATCGGCCACGACCTCCTTCAGGTCCATGGGGTGGATCTCCCCTCTCCTGTACATCCCCTCCAGCTGATCGTAGCTCGAGACCTCCACCTCCCCACCTCCAGCGGCCCTGCTCCTCCTCACAGAGATCCTCCCCGTTTCGGGAAGTATGAAGTACCTCACTATAGCCAATATCGGGTTCCTGAGCCTTCCCTCCTCATCATATTGATCCTCACTCCCAGGCGGACAGTAGGCGTTCATCACCTTCTCCCTTATTATCTCGGGAGGATCGTGTACCGCTATGTGCGACCTCGGTATGCTGCTGCTCATCTTACCCCCCGTGAGTCCCGGCAGGAGGGGGGTGTGAATGGCGGTTGGGACGTACCTCTCGACCCTCAGCGGGACATCGAGGCTGAAGACCTCCCTAGTAAGCGCGTGTATCTTCCTCTGATCGGTCCCCCCTATGGCGATCCTCACGCCCAAGTAGAGGATATCGAGGGCCTGCATCAGCGGGTATATCATCTGGGAGACCAGGGGATCCTCCTGCTCCCTAGCTATCATCGTCATGGCCCTCCAGGCCCTTCTGGCCGTGACCCTCTGGGATATTGTGAGCAGATCCATAACGTAATCCTCCGAAAGCTCGAAGTCCGTCCCCAGCACTATCTCTATCTCCCTAGACCCGAGCTCGTGGAAGACAGTTTTCCAGTACGTCAGGGAGACCTCCTTTATCAGCTCCTGGGGACCCTTGAGGTTCAGTATTGCATGTATGTCTGCCATCAGGGCTATGGAATGAAATCCGGCCTCTATCATATCCCTGAGCTTCCTGACGGTGATGAGCGTGCCCACGTGTATCGGCCCGGATGGCTCATAGCCCACATATACCCTATGCCCTCCCTCTCTCACCAGATCCCTCAGCTCATCCAAGGTCATGACGAACTCCTCTAAGGGCTCTGCTACGTTCCTCAGCACAAGCCCCAGCTTGTCCGTGATATCACCTGGGCCAGCGGCCCCCCGCTCAGATTAAATCGTTGACGTCATCTCGCGCTGCACTGAGGGCCTCAGCTCAGGTCAGTCAACTCACGGATCGTTGCCGTCGCACACGAACCCCTCATCGGCCCCTCCTTCGAACGATGGCGAAATTTAAATTTGATTCTGGCCCCGACGACTGTCATTGGACTATTATCTATCTTGGAGGAGCCTCTTGGCCTTAGCCAAGGTCCTGAGCATCTCCCAGTAATGGGATCCGAACCAGAAGACCTTCCCGCAGTTCCCGCAGATCAAAAATCTCCTGTGTCCCCTCAGCACATCCTTGGGAAGCCTTGAGCCGACCTCAACCCTACTTGAGACCCTCAGGGGGGTGTCGCAGAAGGGGCACCTCGTCCTCCTCGCGTCCACCCTGAGCCTCACCCCCAGGTCCCTGGAGAGAGCCGCCATGGCATCCAGCAAGCCCTGGGGAACCTCATAGGCCTCATGACCCATCTTCACGGCCTTCTTGAGGAGTTCGGAATCCCTTGTTATTAACATCCCACCTTCAAGCCCCTTCAGAATGGAGGAATCCTCCTCCTCGGGTTCAACGTACCTGGCGCTGTAGCCCAGGATCCTGATCCACTTAGCGAGCTTCCCGCTCATCGAGTCGACCACGAAGGACCTTTCACGCATCGCGATCCCAGCGCGGCGCGTCAGGCCTCAAGTAACACGGGACAATTTTAACTTTTCGCGGTTTGGGGGGACTCCCTCAAGGGAATCCATGCAGCTCAGCTGGACCACTACTCCGATTGGTGGAGTTGGGATCTTTGGTAGCCCCGCCCGGATTCGAACCGGGGTCTCCGGGTCCAAAGCCCGGCGTGCTTGGCCGCTACACCACGGGGCTTCCATCGACCCACCCGACCCATCATATTAAGTTTTTCTGGGGCGTCGTCGGCGTGTAAGATGCAGGACACCTCGGAAGCAGAGGGGCCTTGGTATGCGGGGGTGACTCACTTGGATCTAGCACGGCCGGCAACCTTTATAGTGCCCGAGGCCCGATCCATATGAGGGGCTCATGAGAGCACTCACAGCTTGCGTGATGGTCGCTCTATTCGTGTGCTCCATGATATGCCTCGCCCTCGGCGTGGGCTACTCCTTGACATACCTGTTGGGGCTTCCCCCCTCCCTCGGCCTCCCCGTCCCGCTCCGAGCGCTCGGTCTCCCGATCATCCTCCTAGGGGGTGCGATCCTGCATTGGGTCTTCAGATACCGGAGGCCCGTGGATATCTGCACCTCGAGCTATGTGACCCTGATGAGAGCGGTCAAGGCGAGGCGATCGGAGGTCCAGCAGATGAGGAGAGAGCCTCTGATCGTCCGGGGACCTTATAGATATACTAGGAACCCCATGTACTTCAGCGCGATCCTGCTGTGGATCGGTTCATGGATCGCGCTCGACCTCACTCCCCTTCTGGTCTCGACGCTTTTCGTCCTCTCGGTCCTCTACCTGATCATAATACCCCTGGAGGAGGGGGAGCTCAGGGAGATCTTCGGAGAGCAGTACGAGGAGTACGCGAAAAGAGTTCGCAAGCTCATCCCCTTCATCCTCTGAGCGGGCTTCGCGATTTCAGATTTTTATAGAGGTTGGTGTTTTTCCATTAACGGTTCCCATCATGGCCCTTGAACGGGCTAGTGAGCTTCCTGAGGATCCAGCGATCATAGGTTCCCCTCACACCGGCAATGATTCCAGAGCCTCAGACGATGAACTCTGATCAAGAAGACTAGCGAGCAAGATCGCCCTAGAAAGGCGGTCCCATTGGGGAGAGCTCATGGAGATGACTTCAGATGGTGCGGGGGGTGGGATTTGAACCCACGCGGGCCTGACGCCCACCGGACCCTGAATCCGGCGCCTTGGACCTGGCTCGGCTACCCCCGCTGGTGCTCCGGCCGGGATTTGAACCCGGGTCTGGGGCTCGAAAGGCCCCTATGCTTGACCGGGCTACACCACCGGAGCCGCTCGATGACGCGCATACCCAAATAAAAACCTTTATATAGATATCCCTAGGTGGAGCTCGAGCTTCTCGCTCAGATATTTGACGAAATACTCCTTTAGGGTTTTGGCTGAGGGGCTCATGGCCTTAAATATCTCCAATTCCGCCTTCTTCCTATTTTCCAGGAACCAACTGTTTTCCCTCTGCCAGAACTCATTCTGGAGGTTCGGAAGGGATTGATTGTCCAGGGCCGCCTTGTAATCGGCTTGGGTGAGCGGCTCAAGGGCGAACTTGTAGTCCCTGAAGAACCCCTCCTCAACGTCCCTAGTGAGTATCCCTATGAACCTGGCCTCCGGGGTTGCCAGGTGAGGTATATGGGCTGAGTTTATGCTGTTGTAAACCACGGTGGCCGCTATCCTCAGGGACCAAGGTGATAGGTCCGTCAGTATCGCTATGGGGACTCCCTCATCTGACAGCATCCTGAGGAACCTTCTCATG
The window above is part of the Candidatus Korarchaeota archaeon NZ13-K genome. Proteins encoded here:
- the ftsZ gene encoding cell division protein FtsZ, coding for MVRTAAKRIDEGVREIPQKVSPEDSSLREFLERVKARIVIMGVGGGGSNTVTRLNAIGIDSVETVAVNTDAQHLLITTADRKILIGKELCGGNGSGGDPHIGEEAARESAEELESFLRGTDLLFIMAGLGGGTGTGASPVIAEIGKRVGAAVISVVTLPFTAEGVKKKEIAMKGLSKLASVSDTIVVVNNDRILDIAKELPLHQAFFISDEIVARAVKGVVELVVKPGLVNVDLADLRNVVENGGPAVLTFGESDGENRAMEAVEDALGNPLLDADISGGKAAIVNITSGPDFSLEEMQQIVETIVSSLDPTANVIWGARIDDSLKGAVQVLLIVTGVTSPTVEAALQGEVREPALERLTRPRVEKAAAKPEMRIAERRTVPLAREIRERGDLGIDEL
- a CDS encoding tyrosine--tRNA ligase; this translates as MTDKLGLVLRNVAEPLEEFVMTLDELRDLVREGGHRVYVGYEPSGPIHVGTLITVRKLRDMIEAGFHSIALMADIHAILNLKGPQELIKEVSLTYWKTVFHELGSREIEIVLGTDFELSEDYVMDLLTISQRVTARRAWRAMTMIAREQEDPLVSQMIYPLMQALDILYLGVRIAIGGTDQRKIHALTREVFSLDVPLRVERYVPTAIHTPLLPGLTGGKMSSSIPRSHIAVHDPPEIIREKVMNAYCPPGSEDQYDEEGRLRNPILAIVRYFILPETGRISVRRSRAAGGGEVEVSSYDQLEGMYRRGEIHPMDLKEVVADYLVREFSRVREVFERDKDLIEPLYRLQRWQREKGLFGEVEWREALRSYEPYLGPVR
- a CDS encoding protein translocase SEC61 complex subunit gamma — translated: MPERERKEGLIDYIIQTLKVAEKPSWDEVWATFRVTITGFFLIGLIGFLIQLVALYIVGG
- a CDS encoding isoprenylcysteine carboxylmethyltransferase family protein; this translates as MRALTACVMVALFVCSMICLALGVGYSLTYLLGLPPSLGLPVPLRALGLPIILLGGAILHWVFRYRRPVDICTSSYVTLMRAVKARRSEVQQMRREPLIVRGPYRYTRNPMYFSAILLWIGSWIALDLTPLLVSTLFVLSVLYLIIIPLEEGELREIFGEQYEEYAKRVRKLIPFIL
- the rplJ gene encoding 50S ribosomal protein L10; the encoded protein is MEVSQLSLEVVRKSRSRMRKEAMVERFLKLVREYPTVMLADFSRIPADHFGRVRKELAPDVKFFVMKKTLIKKACELSDRKGLKELVKNLPMNLVVIFSRKDPFETYRLLSERKVGVFMKPGDLAEEDVIISAGPTDLAPGPILMDLRAMNIPTKIQGGKVAIAESVTLLRKGERATAQISDLLRNLNIRPLKVGFRVTAAIDEEGILYTPEVLSVSREDILKMVQEAHMRSLGLAMEIGEINRHTAAPLAQRAIRRALALSISIGWLSDLTIQPLMRKAARAARLLRERVGL
- a CDS encoding 50S ribosomal protein L11, which encodes MPKKIVRVLIEGGKATPGPPLGPALGGLGLNMGQVVKEINEKTSAYAGMKVPVEIEVDTDTKRFEVRVGTPPTSMLILRELRLEKGSSDARKRVGNLRMEQVIGIARTKLADSNTADLRRVVKQVLGTALSMGITVEGKDPREVQRELDSGVWDSLMGG
- a CDS encoding 50S ribosomal protein L1, which produces MLVEDESLRRLKEVLERSPKRRFNEAVDLVVVLRGVDLKKDPNARINELVELPHQPRNREVKVAVIGKGEFLTRAREAGADRVMEPEELEAIAASKRALKKLANEYDFFIAQADVLPRIVRFIGPVLGPRNKMPVSLPATSVSQLPDLIAKLRRSVRIRTKDQPIVHTKVGSRDMRPEEIMENIRAVLSAIERKYEDPRKIAKVYVKTTMGPAEELPVSSGWR